Sequence from the Tripterygium wilfordii isolate XIE 37 chromosome 10, ASM1340144v1, whole genome shotgun sequence genome:
GAAGGTACATGGCTTTCTGGAACCACTGGAGCAGACTGGTTTTCAGAAAACAAGCTCTCATAATAATGGTAATCATAATTGAGTCCGGCACTTCTGGTTAAACAGGAATCAAATTGATCAACATGTAGTGCCCCATCAGTCTGCCCCGCATTATCAAGTTGGATGTTTCCAACTGAAGGTTGCAGATTGCTTTCACTTGCGCTGTTTACCCATTCAAATCCCAGATTAGAGGTGCCTGGATTAGTGGGGTTTTGACTTTGATTCCCAAGTATATTTTGGCCTTCATTTGGTTGGGAGGTAGTTTGACAATATACTTGGGGATAGGAGAGCACCGTGTCTACAGAAACATTCCCCATGTTGGGCTGTGGGGAGCTACAACATGCATATGATCCCAAACTCATATTCGGATAACTGTTCTGCCACTCACAGGGATTTTTCTCATTTGATGCAGCCATTTGAGGAGTTCTTGTATATGGTGATGCATGACCAGAATTAATATTGTTTGATGGACCACGAACAGATCGTTGAGGAGTTCTTGTATATGGTGATGCCTGACCAGAATTAATATTGTTTGATGGACCACGAACAGATCGTTGAGGAGTTCTTGTATATGGTGATGAATGACCAGAATTAATATTGTTCGATGGACCCCGAACAGATCGACAATTGGTCATAGGGCCCCCAACAACGCCTGGCCTTTTAAACATTGTATTCGAAGAGGCAGGATGGGTGCCTAAGTTGCCAATACTAGAACCTCTGCTCCTCTGGATGGCACTATTAGATACACCAAGAACCTGCTTTGTCGCTGGTAGAGGATGGTAAGCGTTTCTGCTGCAAACATTTCCAGGCTGTTGACTTCTACCCTGACTAATAATGTTTGGGACGCTAAACTCGTCTGTAGAGCAGGGACGAAATGTAGTCCTTCTGGAGATATCATCTCGTGCTAGAGATCGACCACGCTCAACTTGGGGCAGTGAAGCAGGGAGAGGAGCATCATGAAGTTCTGGAACAGGTGGCACAAGATCTTTCTTCAGCTTATAACTTTTACGCTCAGCTTTCCAGAACTCTTGTTTATCAGTGGCATGACAATGCCTGATACCGGAGACCCCATTACCCCAGTGAGCACATGGTGCAGGTGAGTCGCAAACAAAACAGTGGCACTGCACATCAGCATAAATACAATATCTGATCGGCAGGCTCTCAATAATTGGATTATAACCAGAAACTGCTATAAAGGCCAAAGTTTAGAATGGCGACTTACCCGGTCACAGTAACTTTCATGAGGGGTGGAACTGAAAGGAAATTTAGCACAGAGATATCGTGCATGGGGGTAGTCCCTGCACGCAATCTGTAAACATTAACAAAGAATTGCAGCAGAAATTTAGTTAGAACATTGTGGTTGCCAAGTAAAGTTTTAATTAACaaatacaaaatcaaataaacaaacactaataGAATCAATGTGCATAACTAGAGCTCACATCTATGCCTGTAAATATCCATTCTCAGGCATATTTTGCATTTTATGCAATCAAATCAAAGGCTGAAATACCTAGAATAACATAGCAAATCTAAAGACACAAAAAAAGAGGAGTAAACCTAATGAGATTTATATTCCtttgaaaataaatttcagTAGGAATCTTCACTATAAGCAGCATAGTCCCACTGACAGCCCACTAGATGGTAATTGATTCTGATGGTCTGGATCTTACCAGGACCACTGACGTCCTTAAATTTTTCTACAAATATTTGCACCCACTTTATGCATCATAATGTTTTTGAAGCATGCAGAACCTGTGCTGGCAAGCCAAAGACTCATTTCTTTTAagagaacattttttttttgccatctgTGGCAAGATATAAACCTGCGTTCGTCTGCCACAGACAAAACCAGTTATCCCCATAGGCATTACCTATCAGTAATCAACTTTGTCAACACACTTCTTTCAAAGAATAAAGAGACATACGTCTACAAGGATAGATCCTTTCAGATTGCCATTCAAGCTGACAGAAGCTTGTTAAAAAAATAGGGAGCATGAAGCACCACACTTTTTTCACAGTTCAAGGGATTTAATTCCTCACATATTGCTACTCAAGCTGACAAAAGATtgtaaaacaaattaaaagctGCCCAACTTGGTCATCAAGTGTTACAATTGTAATGGTGCAGGCAATCTAACTCTAATAATACAAGTAAGCTAAAGTATCACATCTGATGTAATGTAACACATCTAACCACTAACAGATTGGGGATTTAGCAAAAATCAAATCAACTTTGAACTTGCTAATAAGACAGTAAAAACAAACAATTTGGTAGATAATGAGTGACAGATTAAACCATACATGGCCGATATTCGATGGAAATGGGTGGTTTTTCAGCCTTTCAGCAGAACAAGCACATGAGAAAAAACCCACTAATGAATGAAAGTGCACACAGTAGCTGTCTCATGAAGAGAGTCACAAATTGCAAGCCTACCGTTTGAGAGCTAAAAAAccggtttttgagaaatttgcaGAGAACTGACGGATAGGACATGAGTTAAGTAGGTACTTGTGAGTGGCACTTCAGTGCAGATCGAACAGCTAGGTGGTGGACTTAGCAAGACATACACCAATAGTTGCTGGAATTACTAAACTCAAGCACACGTTGCAATTAAAGGCTACCATAGTCTGTGGTTGATTTGTATATTTGATTGCTGGATGACCAGAGACTATTAGACGTAGATTTATATGAAAAGCTAACTTCTTATGAAGATGCCACCGATTTGAAGGCATCATTGTAATTTTAGCACAAGTGAAATGAATGGCTACTCTAACACATAGAGAAAGTGCAAACAACAAGTCTATAACATATCCTTCACAAAGTTCACATATCTAAGAATATATACAATTAACCCTACATTGCATATAGAACAGATATCACAAATACTTTTAATTCTGCAACTATCAATGATAAAGCTTTGTATTGTTCTCCATCATAAACGAGGCGTCACCCCCTTGTGGCCCTAAAAGTCGTTCCCTTTTTAACTTCTCACAAAAGATGTTAATTctgcaaaaataaaataaaagatgcTAATAATTTGAGTCAATTACTATCACAAGTAGCATGCCAAGAGGGAAATTCGTCTAGATTCTAATATTAAATGTCGAAATATTCTGACACTTCAAAATCTAAACCAATAACTTTGTCACTTAATCACCTATTTACAGCTCTAAACTATAACAAAGAAACCTGAAATGATAGGTAAAACCTTGAAACTCGCACACatacaaggaaagaaaaaaaataatttagatTAACAAGAACCTAAAACAGAAACAAGATCCAAGGGGAATCACATGGCGGACCATGTTTCCGTAATGAACTAATGACTGTCCAGAAAAAAAGACAACTgaccaaacaaagaaaacccCAAGATCGATAAACATCAACAATACATAAAATTTACACTCAATAACAGTGCCTACTATTCTTCCAAAACGCGGTAGTAAATTCCAAAAAACTGACACATTGTTAATGATTCTGTACATACCTGGCCCTTCTGTCCAACAACTATCACTTCATCAGAATCGCCATCGCACTGGTTGACATCTTCACCGGCACGCGAAACCTTATCTGGGTCGCCGTCCAAAACGATGCAGTCGTCGTCATCCTCGATGTTGGCGGCTTTGAGGGTTTGGGACTTCGAGTTGTACTCGCCCAGTACGACAACCTCATCGGAGTCGTCCGTTTTCTTATTCACGGTTTCAAGAATCTCCTCCAGCCAGAGGTAATCTTCCGGGTTGCATTTAACATCCTCCACTACAGTTTCCTCATCCGAGCTGATATCAAAAACTTGCGAAGCAGACCCCATCATCCAAAGCAACTGAAATCAGAATCAGACCAAAAACTGGGTTTCCCGATCGAAATTCCACCCTTTTCATTCGCAAGATAGATTCTCCCTTCAAAATTCCATTATCAATTTGCGATAAATAAAGCGATAGATAGACGAGACAAGATGAAACAATTGTTCTATGAAACAGATAATGATAAAAGTTTCCTAACCAgataaagattttcccccaaacaTTTCTGATTTGGGGAGAAATCTAGGAAGTGGACAGATTATGGAGTTATTGAAGTGCAAGGACTCTGACAATAAATTACAACTCGCAAAAATTTAggggttttattgaaaaatgacccatgctaataaacatttttcaaatataacccttctttttaaaacacttaaatctgACCCTTTCAGTTATGGAAAAGACAGAGAtaccctttcacgtctttttatgcatttccctctcacttgcaaccctaaaaatgttttccctcctaaaactacttccctctctctgtgaaacctctctctctccttcaaacctAGTAAAACCGCCTCATCTATAcctctttccttcaaactttgtcacagatctagtgaaatccatatgcccaaacacaaatcttcaaggttgaagtgtcgCGACGTCAAATCTCCGTTAGTTGTCATAGCGATGTTGCCCACAATGCcaacaagcctaaagtcagCAATGCAAGCTCCATCTTCGTTCCCGTTGAACACAGaagtgctcaccgtcgtcgataaGTGTCCTGCCCCTcgtacaaaatatttcgttgataaatgtctgttttttttcgttgagaactatatttgttttcgttgatgtaagacaaatttttcgttaGAAACTTCGTAtgttttcgtttaactcagacaattttttcgttgataatatcacgatttaAATGAAGGGTTTTTCTCAACCAAAGACTTTAACCATGACTAGATGCATAGCACAAAACATTGTTCGACCAGTCAAAATGAATGAGATGGTTATTACTTAAGTTTTGTtaaatgcttaaatggaatattgagggatgtttgaaacttacctattacaaagttgatggatcatctgcagCCTTTATTACAACGAAggtttcatgagagacgatcaatcattgttgaaatgaaaggcgaactgattaactattatgataaagtttcagaagaaagaagggat
This genomic interval carries:
- the LOC120007418 gene encoding uncharacterized protein LOC120007418, producing MMGSASQVFDISSDEETVVEDVKCNPEDYLWLEEILETVNKKTDDSDEVVVLGEYNSKSQTLKAANIEDDDDCIVLDGDPDKVSRAGEDVNQCDGDSDEVIVVGQKGQIACRDYPHARYLCAKFPFSSTPHESYCDRCHCFVCDSPAPCAHWGNGVSGIRHCHATDKQEFWKAERKSYKLKKDLVPPVPELHDAPLPASLPQVERGRSLARDDISRRTTFRPCSTDEFSVPNIISQGRSQQPGNVCSRNAYHPLPATKQVLGVSNSAIQRSRGSSIGNLGTHPASSNTMFKRPGVVGGPMTNCRSVRGPSNNINSGHSSPYTRTPQRSVRGPSNNINSGQASPYTRTPQRSVRGPSNNINSGHASPYTRTPQMAASNEKNPCEWQNSYPNMSLGSYACCSSPQPNMGNVSVDTVLSYPQVYCQTTSQPNEGQNILGNQSQNPTNPGTSNLGFEWVNSASESNLQPSVGNIQLDNAGQTDGALHVDQFDSCLTRSAGLNYDYHYYESLFSENQSAPVVPESHVPSDDVFSAELTGVDAGMLLFDFETSWNGLTRV